A genomic region of Terriglobales bacterium contains the following coding sequences:
- the guaD gene encoding guanine deaminase, which yields MSELLRATIFHTPRNPFLSADGLEVFSDGGLAIEAGRVSGCGEFDELRRRFPSAQVRDLRGGFLLPGFVDTHVHYPQVRVLGALGHELLDWLNQSALPEEVRMRDRDHARCVAGEFLRGLASHGTTTALVFGAHFASAMEIFFEVAVSSGLRIISGLVVSDRMLLPELHVSPEEAYQQNSDLIRRYHGHGVKYAVTPRFALSASEALLEVCQTLMREHPGVRFQTHINENASEIAEVARLFPWAEDYLAVYEKFDLVSDRSMLAHNVHTTDKALARLGAHKASVAHCPSSNASLGSGLFPLRRHIAAGVRVALGTDVGGGTGFGMLKEGLQAYLLQRLSPEGLTLTPAQLLYLATRAGAEALGLAEETGDFSEGCSADFVYLRPPERSPLEAVTKNAESSERVLAALFTLAGSESVVETRVRGQQVYRAEETRPS from the coding sequence TTGAGCGAGCTTCTTCGCGCGACGATCTTTCACACGCCGCGTAATCCTTTTCTGTCTGCTGATGGGCTCGAGGTGTTTTCCGACGGCGGGCTGGCCATCGAGGCGGGGCGCGTTTCTGGCTGCGGCGAGTTTGACGAGTTGCGGCGGCGCTTTCCGTCGGCGCAGGTGCGCGATTTGCGAGGCGGCTTTCTGCTTCCCGGATTCGTGGATACCCATGTTCATTATCCGCAGGTCCGTGTGCTGGGAGCGCTCGGCCATGAGCTTCTCGATTGGCTCAACCAAAGCGCGCTGCCGGAAGAGGTACGGATGCGTGACCGCGATCACGCGCGGTGCGTGGCCGGCGAGTTTCTGAGAGGGCTGGCTTCGCACGGTACAACAACCGCACTGGTTTTCGGAGCGCACTTCGCTTCGGCCATGGAGATCTTCTTCGAAGTAGCGGTGTCGTCGGGTTTGCGGATTATCAGCGGGTTAGTGGTTTCCGACCGGATGCTTTTGCCCGAACTGCACGTGTCGCCAGAGGAGGCTTACCAGCAAAATAGCGACCTGATCCGGCGTTATCATGGGCACGGCGTAAAGTACGCAGTAACGCCGCGATTTGCCTTGTCGGCATCCGAGGCGTTGCTTGAAGTGTGCCAGACGCTGATGCGGGAGCATCCGGGAGTTCGCTTCCAAACCCACATCAACGAGAATGCAAGCGAGATCGCAGAGGTCGCGAGGCTGTTTCCCTGGGCAGAAGATTATCTGGCAGTGTATGAGAAATTTGACCTGGTCAGCGACCGTTCCATGCTGGCGCACAACGTCCACACGACAGATAAGGCGCTGGCACGGCTGGGAGCACACAAAGCCTCGGTCGCGCATTGCCCTTCGAGCAATGCATCGCTGGGGAGCGGGCTGTTCCCCTTGCGACGGCACATCGCAGCGGGCGTTCGGGTGGCGCTCGGGACGGACGTGGGCGGGGGCACTGGATTCGGAATGTTGAAAGAAGGGCTGCAAGCGTACTTGTTGCAGCGGCTGTCTCCGGAGGGGCTCACGCTGACGCCGGCGCAGTTGCTGTACCTTGCGACGCGTGCCGGTGCGGAAGCACTGGGATTGGCCGAAGAGACTGGGGATTTTTCCGAAGGCTGTTCGGCGGATTTTGTGTATCTGCGTCCGCCCGAGCGAAGTCCGCTGGAGGCGGTGACAAAGAATGCGGAGAGTTCAGAGCGAGTGCTGGCCGCGCTCTTCACGCTCGCCGGTTCCGAGAGTGTGGTGGAGACGCGGGTGCGCGGCCAGCAAGTGTATCGCGCTGAGGAAACTCGCCCGTCATGA
- the uraD gene encoding 2-oxo-4-hydroxy-4-carboxy-5-ureidoimidazoline decarboxylase encodes MTLDEVNGLDQQGFVTALGGIFEHSPWVAERAWASRPFATVAGLHETMVRAVERASLEQQLTLIRAHPDLGARVTPKMSAASAGEQAGAGLDRLTSEEFERLQALNSAYRQKFGFPFIYAVKGSTKHDVLRALEQRLQASMELERSTALAQIGRIAQLRLADVIQDQETR; translated from the coding sequence ATGACACTCGACGAAGTGAACGGTCTCGACCAGCAAGGATTTGTCACCGCGCTTGGCGGAATCTTCGAGCACTCGCCGTGGGTTGCGGAGCGAGCGTGGGCATCGCGTCCGTTTGCCACGGTGGCGGGACTGCATGAGACTATGGTGCGCGCCGTTGAACGAGCAAGTCTGGAGCAGCAGTTGACGCTGATTCGTGCCCACCCGGACCTGGGCGCGCGGGTGACTCCGAAGATGAGCGCGGCGTCGGCGGGCGAGCAGGCAGGGGCAGGGCTGGACCGGCTGACATCAGAAGAATTCGAGCGGTTGCAGGCGCTGAATTCGGCCTACCGCCAGAAATTTGGATTTCCGTTTATCTATGCGGTGAAGGGAAGCACGAAGCACGATGTTTTGCGCGCGCTCGAGCAGCGTTTACAGGCAAGCATGGAATTGGAACGCTCGACGGCGCTGGCACAGATCGGGCGCATTGCGCAGCTTCGTCTTGCGGATGTTATACAAGATCAGGAGACACGGTGA
- the pucL gene encoding urate oxidase has translation MNSFASGFKRNYYGKGDVIVYRLHRDGKCPQGKCPVFGASVLMLVYGDAFWPTYTTGDNTGLVATDSMKNFIQRETLNFDGFDLEEYCRFLAQKFIDTYPQTAGIQVSANEIPYTGIADGSVAFAPSGRERAKARVELTQAGIAELRSGIGGFRLLRLGGSAFHGFVRDQYTTLPDILDRPLHMWLDLDWSYTSVDSGFSGGAIPARVRKMVHEVFHGFESGSIQQVIYQLGTRMLAEIPEIAEIHLEANNRTWDTVAEAGEHLGVFTDARPPYGCIGLTLRR, from the coding sequence GTGAACTCATTCGCCAGCGGTTTCAAGCGAAATTATTACGGCAAGGGCGATGTGATCGTTTACCGTCTCCATCGGGATGGTAAGTGCCCGCAGGGCAAGTGTCCGGTGTTCGGAGCGAGCGTGCTCATGCTGGTCTATGGCGACGCCTTTTGGCCGACCTACACGACGGGCGATAATACCGGCCTGGTGGCGACCGATTCGATGAAGAATTTCATCCAGCGTGAGACCCTGAACTTCGACGGCTTCGACTTGGAGGAATATTGCCGGTTTCTCGCTCAGAAGTTTATTGACACATATCCTCAGACGGCGGGGATCCAGGTTTCTGCGAATGAGATTCCCTATACGGGAATTGCCGATGGCTCGGTTGCGTTCGCTCCGAGCGGGCGGGAGCGCGCAAAGGCACGAGTGGAATTGACCCAGGCGGGGATCGCGGAGCTGCGCAGCGGGATCGGCGGGTTTCGTTTATTGCGACTGGGCGGTAGCGCCTTTCATGGATTCGTTCGCGACCAGTACACTACGTTGCCCGACATCCTGGATCGGCCTCTGCATATGTGGCTGGACCTGGATTGGAGCTACACGAGTGTAGACTCAGGGTTCAGTGGCGGCGCGATTCCAGCTCGCGTGCGAAAGATGGTGCATGAAGTATTCCACGGCTTCGAATCGGGCAGTATCCAGCAGGTGATCTATCAACTGGGAACACGCATGCTGGCAGAGATTCCGGAGATTGCAGAAATCCATCTGGAGGCGAACAATCGCACCTGGGACACGGTGGCGGAAGCAGGCGAACACCTGGGCGTGTTTACCGACGCGCGGCCGCCGTATGGTTGTATAGGATTGACATTGCGGCGGTAA
- the uraH gene encoding hydroxyisourate hydrolase, which produces MAQLSTHVLDTSRGQPAANLRIDLYRAGQLLKTTTTNADGRTAEPLLSGDRLPAGIYELVFHAGEYFRGLGDGLADPPFLDEVVVRFGIADETGRYHVPLLLSPYGYSTYRGS; this is translated from the coding sequence ATGGCACAACTATCCACTCACGTTCTCGACACCAGCCGCGGGCAGCCTGCGGCGAATCTGCGGATCGATCTGTATCGGGCAGGGCAGCTTCTGAAAACAACGACGACCAACGCCGATGGGCGCACCGCTGAGCCGCTGCTTTCGGGCGATCGCCTGCCGGCGGGAATATATGAACTCGTGTTTCATGCAGGAGAATATTTTCGCGGGCTCGGCGACGGGCTTGCTGATCCGCCGTTCCTCGACGAAGTGGTAGTCCGGTTCGGCATCGCAGATGAGACCGGACGCTATCATGTGCCGCTGCTTCTGTCACCGTATGGCTATAGCACCTATCGGGGCTCTTGA
- a CDS encoding allantoate amidohydrolase, whose translation MTSAAVIQRCKELARFSEDPDRITRRFLSPPMRDVHRTLGEWMERLGMHVRVDAAGNLRGEYEGRDRSAARLLIGSHVDTVPDAGAYDGVLGVVLGIALIEALAKRRFRFGIEIVAFSEEEGVRFGVPFIGSRALAGTLDDGLLSAGDAEGITVAEAIRRFGLDPARVPEAAVDPRGVRGYLEFHIEQGPVLESLNLGLGVVTAIAGQSRLGVTFRGAANHAGTTPMHLRRDALAAAAQWISTVEKEARTVAGLVATVGQIDAKPGVGNVIAGEVRTSLDVRHASDVERHAVVTKMLAQAEQIGKERGITVEVEHRLDQAATGCDEGLVKTLESAVSSAGFAVHRMVSGAGHDAMVLAGHVPVAMLFLRSPKGVSHHPDEAVLEEDVDAALQVGLNFLAQLEAQGG comes from the coding sequence ATGACGTCTGCGGCAGTCATCCAACGTTGTAAAGAGCTGGCTCGTTTTAGCGAGGACCCGGACCGCATTACGCGGCGGTTTCTGTCGCCTCCGATGCGAGACGTGCATCGGACGCTGGGTGAGTGGATGGAGCGGCTGGGGATGCATGTCCGTGTAGACGCCGCGGGCAATTTACGCGGCGAGTATGAAGGGCGCGACCGCAGCGCGGCGCGGCTGCTGATCGGTTCGCACGTGGATACCGTGCCTGACGCAGGAGCTTACGACGGCGTGCTGGGCGTGGTGCTGGGGATTGCGCTGATCGAGGCGCTGGCCAAACGCCGGTTTCGATTCGGCATCGAGATCGTAGCTTTTTCAGAAGAAGAGGGCGTGCGTTTTGGCGTTCCTTTTATAGGAAGCCGTGCACTCGCAGGTACGCTGGATGATGGTCTGCTGTCGGCGGGCGACGCCGAGGGAATTACGGTTGCGGAGGCGATTCGCAGATTTGGTCTGGATCCTGCCCGCGTGCCTGAGGCGGCGGTGGATCCACGTGGCGTACGCGGCTATCTGGAATTTCATATCGAGCAGGGGCCGGTCCTCGAAAGCCTGAATCTGGGGCTGGGGGTTGTGACCGCGATTGCCGGGCAGAGTCGCCTAGGAGTAACGTTTCGAGGGGCCGCCAATCACGCCGGAACGACGCCGATGCACTTGCGACGCGACGCTCTGGCGGCGGCCGCGCAGTGGATTTCGACGGTCGAAAAGGAAGCGCGTACGGTTGCGGGGCTGGTGGCGACGGTCGGGCAGATTGATGCCAAGCCCGGAGTGGGAAACGTGATCGCGGGCGAGGTGCGAACAAGCCTGGACGTGCGCCACGCGAGCGACGTTGAACGGCACGCGGTCGTTACCAAGATGCTGGCGCAGGCGGAGCAGATCGGGAAAGAACGCGGAATCACAGTGGAGGTGGAACACCGGCTCGATCAGGCGGCGACTGGCTGCGATGAAGGGCTCGTCAAGACGCTGGAGAGTGCGGTGTCATCAGCCGGGTTCGCGGTTCATCGCATGGTGAGCGGCGCGGGACACGATGCGATGGTGTTGGCCGGGCATGTGCCGGTGGCGATGTTGTTCCTGCGTTCGCCAAAGGGCGTAAGTCATCATCCGGATGAAGCGGTGCTGGAGGAGGATGTTGACGCAGCGTTGCAGGTCGGCTTGAATTTCCTGGCCCAATTGGAGGCGCAGGGTGGCTGA
- a CDS encoding allantoinase has product MADLVIRGGRVITPKGFVCADIAIEDGLFQAVAPELPGCAQEIDARGLVVFPGLLDVHLHFNEPGRTEWEGIATGSRALAAGGGTLFFDMPLNSSPCTLDGASFDLKRAAMEQSSATDFGLWGGLTPESLDTLDEMAERGAIGFKAFMSDSGLPEFARADDLTLYKGMQVAARWGLPVAVHAESEELTRGLAQKARAKGGCGVRDYLQSRPVLAELEAIQRAALLAKEAGAKLHIVHVSSGSGVVLAHQLRAAGADVTIETCPHYLFFTEDDMERLGGVAKCAPPLRSADERAELWSSLLRGEVDIVASDHSPAEPRMKQDQDFFRVWGGIAGVQSTLNVLLESGHHERGLPLETIAQLTGAAPARRFGISSKGEIRAGLDADCTLVATHEPFVLEAERLCSRHRASPYVGATFRGMVRRTILRGKTIFQEGAMAAPGTGKMVRPQSARGE; this is encoded by the coding sequence GTGGCTGACCTGGTAATTCGCGGCGGGCGTGTGATCACTCCAAAAGGATTTGTGTGTGCCGATATTGCAATTGAAGATGGCCTCTTTCAGGCGGTAGCGCCGGAGCTTCCGGGATGCGCGCAAGAGATTGACGCGCGTGGCTTGGTTGTATTTCCCGGGCTCCTCGATGTCCATCTGCATTTCAACGAGCCCGGGCGGACTGAATGGGAAGGCATCGCGACCGGCAGCCGCGCGCTGGCGGCGGGAGGCGGGACGCTTTTTTTCGATATGCCACTGAACTCTTCTCCGTGCACGCTCGACGGCGCGAGCTTCGACTTGAAGCGCGCAGCCATGGAACAATCGTCGGCGACGGACTTCGGGCTGTGGGGCGGGCTGACGCCGGAAAGTTTGGACACGCTCGATGAGATGGCCGAGCGCGGCGCGATCGGCTTCAAAGCGTTCATGTCAGATTCAGGGCTACCCGAGTTCGCGCGGGCGGACGATTTAACCTTATATAAGGGGATGCAGGTTGCTGCACGTTGGGGACTTCCAGTGGCGGTCCACGCCGAAAGTGAAGAGCTGACGCGGGGGCTGGCACAGAAGGCCCGTGCCAAAGGCGGATGCGGAGTGCGCGACTATCTGCAGTCACGGCCTGTGCTCGCCGAGCTGGAAGCGATTCAACGCGCGGCGCTGCTGGCGAAGGAGGCGGGTGCAAAATTGCACATCGTCCATGTGAGTTCGGGAAGCGGCGTCGTGCTGGCGCATCAACTGCGAGCGGCGGGGGCCGACGTGACCATTGAAACCTGCCCGCACTACTTGTTTTTCACCGAAGACGACATGGAGCGTCTCGGCGGAGTGGCGAAATGCGCTCCGCCGCTCAGGAGCGCCGATGAACGAGCGGAGTTGTGGTCGTCATTGCTGCGCGGCGAGGTGGATATCGTCGCGTCGGATCATTCGCCGGCAGAACCCCGCATGAAGCAAGACCAGGATTTCTTTCGCGTGTGGGGCGGCATTGCGGGAGTGCAATCCACGCTCAATGTGCTGCTTGAATCCGGCCATCATGAGCGCGGGCTTCCGCTCGAAACCATCGCCCAATTGACGGGGGCAGCCCCGGCGCGGCGGTTTGGAATTTCGAGCAAGGGCGAGATTCGCGCCGGATTAGATGCCGACTGCACGCTGGTCGCGACGCATGAGCCGTTTGTGCTCGAAGCGGAGCGGCTGTGCTCTCGCCACCGGGCGAGTCCTTATGTGGGAGCAACATTTCGCGGCATGGTCCGGCGGACGATTTTGAGAGGCAAGACGATATTTCAAGAGGGCGCGATGGCGGCGCCGGGCACAGGCAAGATGGTGCGCCCGCAAAGCGCGAGAGGAGAATAG
- the allE gene encoding (S)-ureidoglycine aminohydrolase has protein sequence MQRLGHTRSSQKADHALLTPDTFVRTPLPGMKNATAIIHAAPAMGAAFTEYTAEFEPGGHLGPTEGQRFLYVLEGEIEVSAGRKKQRLSRDGYAYLPADGKHHVLAAARARAVVIEKPYLKLKGRAAPQALFGNERMVVGQPLMGDEALEVRTLLPDDFAFDFAVNTMIYQPGAALAMVEAHIMEHGLLMLEGGGIYRLGDSWYPVAAGDFIWMAPYCLQWFGALGKTPARYLIYKDWNRHPLAE, from the coding sequence GTGCAGAGACTGGGACATACACGCAGTTCGCAAAAGGCCGATCACGCTTTGCTGACGCCGGATACTTTCGTACGCACGCCGTTGCCTGGGATGAAGAATGCGACGGCAATCATTCATGCGGCTCCGGCGATGGGCGCTGCCTTCACCGAATACACGGCTGAATTCGAACCAGGTGGGCACCTGGGGCCGACAGAGGGGCAGCGCTTCCTCTACGTGCTTGAAGGGGAGATCGAGGTCAGCGCGGGTCGAAAGAAGCAGCGGCTGTCGCGAGACGGATACGCATACTTGCCGGCGGATGGAAAGCATCACGTGCTGGCGGCTGCGCGTGCGCGTGCGGTCGTCATCGAGAAGCCGTATCTCAAATTGAAAGGGCGGGCTGCTCCGCAGGCGCTGTTCGGTAATGAGCGGATGGTAGTCGGCCAACCGCTCATGGGTGATGAGGCACTCGAGGTGCGCACGCTGCTGCCCGATGATTTCGCTTTCGATTTCGCGGTAAACACCATGATCTATCAGCCGGGCGCTGCGCTCGCAATGGTGGAAGCTCACATCATGGAGCACGGCCTGCTGATGCTCGAAGGCGGCGGCATCTACCGGCTGGGCGACTCTTGGTATCCGGTGGCGGCGGGCGATTTCATCTGGATGGCCCCCTATTGCCTGCAGTGGTTTGGTGCGTTGGGCAAGACGCCGGCCAGATACCTGATTTACAAAGATTGGAACCGTCATCCGCTTGCGGAATAG
- a CDS encoding M20 family metallo-hydrolase: MDLKANQQRVMKELERLAEFSDAPAPAVTRVVFSQADLEARRFVKAECTAAGLAVREDAVGNTFARWAGAEPELPAVGTGSHIDAIPHSGRYDGTVGVLGGLEAVRVLQETGFRPRRSIELVMFTSEEPTRFGIGCLGSRLLSGSLDASAGERLKDSDGRSLNEVRQGAGFDGSLADVRLPRGHYHAFMELHIEQGLLLERKQIPIGVVTAIAAPASLRITIEGEGGHAGAVLMSDRRDAFLGACEIALALEAAAKATGAIDTVATTGVCQVFPGAVNSIPSRVQLAVDVRDINEARRDHVLGSLARACERVAAVRGLKMEREVLNADAPAVCDAMAVEALTAACAEQGAGFDKMVSRAYHDSLFVSRIAPAAMLFIPCRAGVSHRPDEYASPEAIARGVGVLAAALRRLAG, translated from the coding sequence ATGGATCTGAAAGCCAACCAGCAGCGAGTAATGAAGGAATTGGAACGGCTCGCGGAGTTTTCCGATGCTCCAGCGCCGGCGGTCACACGTGTGGTCTTTTCCCAAGCGGATCTGGAAGCACGGCGATTTGTGAAAGCCGAGTGCACCGCTGCCGGACTGGCGGTGCGGGAAGACGCGGTTGGGAACACGTTCGCGCGCTGGGCCGGCGCCGAGCCGGAGTTGCCGGCGGTCGGAACCGGATCGCACATTGATGCGATTCCGCACTCGGGGCGCTACGACGGAACTGTCGGCGTGTTGGGAGGGCTTGAAGCGGTCCGCGTGCTGCAGGAAACGGGGTTCCGTCCGCGGCGATCCATCGAGCTGGTGATGTTCACGTCGGAGGAACCAACGCGCTTCGGTATCGGATGTTTGGGGAGCCGGCTGCTGAGCGGAAGTCTCGACGCAAGCGCGGGCGAGCGCCTGAAAGATAGCGATGGACGGTCGCTCAACGAAGTACGGCAGGGCGCGGGCTTCGACGGTTCTCTCGCCGACGTCCGGCTGCCGCGCGGCCACTATCATGCTTTCATGGAGTTGCACATTGAGCAGGGCCTGCTGCTCGAGCGGAAGCAAATCCCGATCGGCGTGGTAACCGCGATTGCCGCACCGGCCAGCCTGCGCATCACTATCGAAGGCGAAGGCGGACACGCGGGTGCAGTGTTGATGTCCGACCGCCGGGACGCGTTTCTCGGGGCGTGCGAGATTGCCCTCGCCCTCGAAGCGGCGGCAAAAGCTACGGGAGCAATTGATACGGTAGCGACCACCGGGGTCTGCCAGGTTTTTCCCGGAGCCGTGAACAGTATTCCGAGCCGGGTGCAGTTGGCGGTGGATGTGCGGGATATCAACGAGGCGCGGCGAGACCATGTTCTTGGCTCACTGGCGCGAGCCTGCGAGAGGGTGGCGGCGGTGCGGGGATTGAAAATGGAGCGCGAGGTTTTGAACGCGGATGCTCCCGCGGTGTGCGATGCCATGGCGGTGGAAGCGCTGACTGCGGCGTGCGCAGAACAGGGGGCTGGGTTCGACAAGATGGTGAGCCGCGCCTACCACGATTCGCTATTCGTTTCGCGGATTGCGCCAGCCGCGATGTTGTTTATCCCCTGCCGCGCGGGGGTGAGCCACCGGCCGGATGAGTATGCGTCGCCCGAGGCGATTGCGCGCGGTGTTGGCGTGCTGGCTGCGGCCCTTCGACGGCTGGCAGGTTGA
- a CDS encoding nuclear transport factor 2 family protein — protein MQPKDVVKAWVEAFNRADVDALTGFYSEGAINHQVAESPVEGREAIHEMFKAGFAKANMVCIVENIFQDGEWAILEWRDPKGLRGCGFFHIVDDKILFQRGYWDKLSFLKLYGLPLPDSGSKP, from the coding sequence ATGCAGCCGAAAGACGTTGTCAAAGCATGGGTGGAGGCATTCAACCGGGCGGATGTTGACGCACTCACCGGATTTTATTCTGAAGGTGCGATCAATCATCAGGTGGCGGAATCGCCGGTGGAAGGACGCGAGGCCATTCACGAGATGTTCAAGGCAGGCTTCGCCAAAGCCAACATGGTCTGCATCGTGGAAAACATCTTTCAGGATGGAGAATGGGCAATCCTGGAGTGGCGCGACCCAAAAGGGCTGCGCGGCTGCGGTTTCTTTCACATCGTGGACGACAAAATCCTGTTTCAGCGAGGTTACTGGGACAAATTGTCTTTCCTGAAGCTGTACGGCCTCCCGCTTCCTGATTCAGGCTCGAAACCGTGA